ACTGCATCGCCATCATCGAAGGCCGTGACATCGACCGCACCGACGATCCCGACACCGTGGTCCGGCTCTTCCTGCGGCGCACCGGGACGATGCCCGTGCACATCGTCGAACTCACGGTCGTCGAACTCGACCGCGAACTCCCCACCGCGCTCACCGCCGGCTGCGGACAGCGGTTCCGGGCCGGCGATTCACACGACCGTCTCGACCCCGGCGACGGCGCGCCCTGCATTCGTTGCCTGCTCAACACCGTCCGCACGACCAGACCGGAGATCAGCGGGACGCCGTCCGACACACCATGACCCGCGCCGCCCACGGGGTTGGTCCGAACGGGTTGCGGGGGCGATTACCGTATCGGGTCATGGACGTGCTCGTTGTGGATCATCCGCTGGTCAAGGCCAGGCTCAGCACCATGCGGGACGCCCGCACCGACAGCCCCACCTTCCGGGCCGCCCTGCACGAACTCACCCTGATGCTCGTGTACGAGGCGACCAGGGACGCGCCGGTGGTCACCGAGCGGATGCACACCCCCGTGGCCCGCACCGACGGATACCGGCTGGAGAACCCGCCGCTGCTGGTGCCCGTGCTGCGGGCCGGGTTGGGCATGGCCGACCAGGCACATCAGCTCATCCCGGACGCGCAGATGGGTTTCGTCGGGTTGGCCAGGGATGAGCGAACCCTCCAGCCGACGCCCTACCTGGAGTCGCTGCCCACCGACCTCGCAGGCCGTCCGGTGTTCGTCCTCGACCCGATGCTGGCCACCGGCGGATCCATGGAATACACGATCCGGCTGCTGACCGATCGCGGTGCCACCGACGTGACGGCGGTGTGCGCGCTGGCGGCCCCCGAAGGCATCGAGCACCTGCGCGCGGCCGAACTTCCGCTGCGGATCGTGACCGCCAGCATCGACGAACGGCTCAACGACTCCGGCTTCATCGTGCCCGGCCTCGGCGACGCGGGCGATCGGCAGTACGGGGCCGTCTGAGTACCCGCAGCACCCCGAAGGGCGGCCCGATCGAATCGACCGGGCCGCCCTGGTGATGCCGACGCGCGAACTAGTGCCGTGCGGCGGGCATCTCCTGCGTCGCCTGCGGAACCTCCACCGGCTGGCGTGGGCCCGACTCGGAGATACCGAACCGGTCGTGCAGCTTGCGCAGCGGGCCCGGAGCCCACCAGTTCGCCCGGCCCGCCAGCTTCATGAAGGCGGGCACCAGGATCGCCCGGATCAGCGTCGCGTCGATGAGGATCGCCACCGCGATACCGATACCGATCATCTGTAGATACATGATCTGCCCGGTTGCGTACACCGAGAACGACACGGCCAGGATGATCGCCGCCGAGGTGATCAGCGGGCCGCTGCGCTGCAACCCGAACAGCACCGCCTTCTCGTTGTCACCCGTGGCGTCGTACTCCTCCTTGATTCGCGACAGCATGAACACCTCGTAGTCCATCGAGAGTCCATAGGCCACGCAGAACATCAGAATCGGGAACGCCGGATCCAGGGTGCCGATCGGCGTGAAACCGAGCACATCGGCGAAGTTGCCGTTCTGGAAGATGAACACCAGCGCGCCGAACATCACCGACAGGCTGAGCAGATTGAGCACCGTCGCCTTGATCGGAATCAGCAGACTGCCCGACATCAGGAACAGGATGACGAAGGTGATGATCAGGATCAGCGCCCCGACCAGCGGCACCCGATCCATCAGCGTCGAGCGGAAGTCGGTCAGCTCCGCCGGATAACCACCGACCAACACCTCGTCGAACGGCGCAGGCACCGCGCGCAGCTCGTGGACGAAGCCGTCGACGTCGGTTCCGGACAGGATCTCCCGGGACGGGATCGCCTCCAACCGGGTGCCGGTGTCGCTGACCAACCGCGCCGAGTACTCGCCAGGACCGCGCAGCAGCTCGCCATCGACGTAGTCGCCGATCGAGGTGTTGACCTGGGAGACGCCGTCGACCTCGGACAGCGCGATCGCGTACTCGTTGATCGACTCGTCCGCCGAGCCAGTCGGGCCGCCGATGTCCGGGACGACGAAGTGGATGCCATCGTTGGCCTCCTGGGAGAAACCGGCGCGCAGATCGTCGTAGGCCTGCCGGGTCGAGGCCGACTCGGGCAGCACCCGGTCGTCGGGCAGGCCGATGCCCAGACCCAGCACCGGCGAACCGAGGACGGCCACCAGGATCAGGGCCAGACCACCGAAGACCCCGGGCCGCCGCATGACCAGCTTGCCGGTGCGGTACCAGAATCCGGTCTCCGAGTTCTCCTGCACCGTGGCCGCAGAGGTACGCCCACCGCCGCGCAGCACCCGACGACCCAGCGCGGCCAGCGCCGCGGGCAGCAGGACCAGCGAACCGAGGACGGCGGTGATCACCACGAGCACGCCCGCATAGGCGAACGA
This Actinoalloteichus hymeniacidonis DNA region includes the following protein-coding sequences:
- a CDS encoding MMPL family transporter: MSDARSREHPGPTEGPPTTLLGRLGGFVVRRRRWTLIGGLIAILGIGVIAAGAMSAMVLNRWEAPGTESIEAQDVLLSDYETDSSNLILLVTAQNGSVDDPTVVEAAGDLADTLAAEESVGDVWSYWSQGQDATLRSDAGDQALVLAWVMGDATQARADIAEMLPDYTIDNDVINVQVAGSEAISGQISELATQDFVRAELIILPLMLVLLIVVYRRVSPALVTLGVGLFSVLATLAALRGLAAFTEVSNFAANITLVMGIGLGIDYSLFIIARFREELTRGAEVGNAVVTTLQTAGRTVIFSGLTVAASLSVLLAFPFSFLRSFAYAGVLVVITAVLGSLVLLPAALAALGRRVLRGGGRTSAATVQENSETGFWYRTGKLVMRRPGVFGGLALILVAVLGSPVLGLGIGLPDDRVLPESASTRQAYDDLRAGFSQEANDGIHFVVPDIGGPTGSADESINEYAIALSEVDGVSQVNTSIGDYVDGELLRGPGEYSARLVSDTGTRLEAIPSREILSGTDVDGFVHELRAVPAPFDEVLVGGYPAELTDFRSTLMDRVPLVGALILIITFVILFLMSGSLLIPIKATVLNLLSLSVMFGALVFIFQNGNFADVLGFTPIGTLDPAFPILMFCVAYGLSMDYEVFMLSRIKEEYDATGDNEKAVLFGLQRSGPLITSAAIILAVSFSVYATGQIMYLQMIGIGIAVAILIDATLIRAILVPAFMKLAGRANWWAPGPLRKLHDRFGISESGPRQPVEVPQATQEMPAARH
- the upp gene encoding uracil phosphoribosyltransferase, which produces MDVLVVDHPLVKARLSTMRDARTDSPTFRAALHELTLMLVYEATRDAPVVTERMHTPVARTDGYRLENPPLLVPVLRAGLGMADQAHQLIPDAQMGFVGLARDERTLQPTPYLESLPTDLAGRPVFVLDPMLATGGSMEYTIRLLTDRGATDVTAVCALAAPEGIEHLRAAELPLRIVTASIDERLNDSGFIVPGLGDAGDRQYGAV